From a single Diceros bicornis minor isolate mBicDic1 chromosome 6, mDicBic1.mat.cur, whole genome shotgun sequence genomic region:
- the LRRTM3 gene encoding leucine-rich repeat transmembrane neuronal protein 3 translates to MGFNVIRLLSGSAVALVIAPTVLLTMLSSAERGCPKGCRCEGKMVYCESQKLQEIPSSISAGCLGLSLRYNSLQKLKYNQFKGLNQLTWLYLDHNHISNIDENAFNGIRRLKELILSSNRISYFLNNTFRPVTNLRNLDLSYNQLHSLGSEQFRGLRKLLSLHLRSNSLRTIPVRIFQDCRNLELLDLGYNRIRSLARNVFAGMIRLKELHLEHNQFSKLNLALFPRLVSLQNLYLQWNKISVIGQTMSWTWSSLQRLDLSGNEIEAFSGPSVFQCVPNLQRLNLDSNKLTFIGQEILDSWISLNDISLAGNIWECSRNICSLVNWLKSFKGLRENTIICASPKELQGVNVIDAVKNYSICGKSTTERFDLARALPKPTFKPKLPRPKHESKPPLPPTVGATEPSPETDADTEHISFHKIIAGSVALFLSVLVILLVIYVSWKRYPASMKQLQQRSLMRRHRKKKRQSLKQMTPSTQEFYVDYKPTNTETSEMLLNGTGPCTYNKSGSRECEV, encoded by the exons ATGG GTTTCAATGTAATTAGGCTACTGAGCGGATCAGCTGTAGCACTGGTTATAGCCCCTACTGTCTTACTGACAATGCTTTCTTCTGCCGAACGAGGATGCCCTAAGGGCTGTAGGTGTGAAGGCAAAATGGTATATTGTGAATCTCAGAAATTACAGGAGATACCGTCAAGTATATCTGCTGGTTGCTTAGGTTTGTCCCTTCGCTATAACAGCCTTCAAAAACTTAAGTATAATCAATTTAAAGGGCTCAACCAGCTTACCTGGCTGTACCTTGACCATAACCATATCAGCAATATTGATGAGAATGCTTTTAATGGAATACGCAGACTCAAAGAGTTGATTCTGAGTTCCAACAGAATCTCCTATTTTCTCAACAATACCTTCAGACCTGTGACAAATTTACGGAACTTGGATCTGTCCTATAATCAGCTGCATTCTCTGGGATCTGAACAGTTTCGGGGCTTGCGGAAGCTGCTGAGTTTACATCTGCGGTCTAACTCCCTGAGAACAATCCCTGTGCGAATATTCCAAGACTGCCGCAACCTGGAACTTTTGGACCTGGGATATAACCGAATCCGAAGTTTAGCCAGGAATGTCTTTGCTGGCATGATCAGACTCAAAGAACTTCACCTGGAGCACAATCAATTTTCTAAGCTCAACTTGGCCCTTTTTCCAAGGTTGGTGAGCCTTCAGAACCTTTACTTGCAGTGGAATAAAATCAGTGTCATAGGACAGACCATGTCCTGGACCTGGAGCTCATTACAAAGGCTTGATTTATCAGGAAATGAGATCGAAGCTTTTAGTGGACCTAGTGTTTTCCAGTGCGTCCCGAATCTGCAGCGCCTCAACCTGGATTCCAACAAGCTCACATTTATTGGTCAAGagattttggattcttggataTCCCTCAATGACATCAGTCTTGCAGGGAATATATGGGAATGCAGCAGAAATATTTGTTCCCTGGTAAACTGGCTGAAAAGTTTTAAAGGTCTGAGGGAGAATACAATTATCTGTGCCAGTCCCAAAGAGCTGCAAGGAGTAAATGTGATCGACGCAGTGAAGAACTACAGCATCTGTGGCAAAAGTACCACGGAGAGGTTTGATCTGGCCAGGGCTCTCCCAAAGCCGACCTTTAAGCCCAAGCTCCCCAGGCCGAAGCATGAGAGCAAGCCCCCTCTGCCCCCCACGGTGGGAGCCACGGAGCCCAGCCCAGAGACCGATGCTGACACCGAGCACATCTCTTTCCATAAAATCATTGCAGGGAGCGTGGCCCTTTTCCTGTCCGTGCTCGTCATCCTGCTCGTTATCTACGTGTCATGGAAGCGGTACCCTGCGAGCatgaagcagctgcagcagcgCTCCCTCATGCGAAggcacaggaaaaagaaaagacagtcccTAAAGCAAATGACTCCCAGCACCCAGGAATTTTATGTAGATTATAAACCCACCAACACGGAGACCAGTGAGATGCTGCTGAATGGGACGGGACCCTGCACCTATAACAAATCAGGCTCCAGGGAGTGTGAGGTATGA